GGAAACTATATTTCATTACCGGCATTAATATCAGCTAAATCATTAAAGTTAAAAACATATATACAAGAACAAAATGTAACTATGGGACAAGCTAATAAATGGATATATCCTTATGTAAATAAAGTTTTCCTAGCTTTTCCAGAAACATTAAAATCTATACCTGAAAAATATCAAGGTAAGTTTAAAGTTACAGGTAATCCTTTAAGAAAAGAATTCTACAATATTTCTAAAGAAGAAGCAAGAGAAAAATTAAATATACCTAAGGATAAAAAAGTAATGTGTATTATGGGTGGATCATTAGGTGCTAAAAATATTAATGATGGAATAATAGCAAATTTTGATAAATTTTTAAATTCAGATAGTATACTTTATTGGGCGACAGGTAAAACTCAATATCAAGAATGTCTTGATAAGGTTGATGAAAAAGAAAATACTATAGTTGTTCCATATTTTGAAGATTCATTTAATGTTATGGCTGCTTCAGATCTACTTTTATGTAGAGCGGGAGCTTCAACTATATCTGAAATTATTCAACTTGAAAAACCATCTGTATTAATACCGTATAATTTTGTGGGACAAAAAGAAAATGCAGAGATATTAGAAATTATTAATGCAAGTAAAATGTATTCTAATGAAGAGGTTACAAAGGCTATAGATGAATCATTAAATATTTTACAAGATGATGACATACTTAAATATATGAGGGATAATATAAATAAGATTAATCCAGGTAATGCTGTTGAAAATATAGCTAATTATATTAATGAATCAAATTTATAAAGGTTTAGGTCAATACTTAAACCTTTTTATATTATATATTTCAGAATTATATACCTTAGAAAAATATAAATTTTTGGTTCTTCACAAATATTTAAGGGATAATAAAATTAGTAGCTCAATAGAATAAATGTTAAATTATTCTAATTAGAGCTACTTTTTTGTAGAAAAAAATGGATAGATATGCTATCATTAAATCTGCTAAAAACCAACGAAAGGATATCTACCCATATGAATAATAATACCATATATTTAACAAAATTTAAAGGATTTAATTTTATTAAACAAGAAAAAATTAATAACATCATTCATACACATCTTAAAAAAATACCAAACAATACAAGAAAATGTAAGCATTGTTTAAGTTCTATGCATATTTGTAGTAATCATAAAATATCTCTAAAAGATTTTCCAATTGAACCTGATACTAAAGAAATTCTAACTATTAGCTTTTCAAGATTTAAATGTATTAAATGTAATAATACTGAAAATGATGATATACCAATTAAAGAACCTAATACTTTCATTACTAATAGATGTGCTAATTGGATTAGAAAACTATTATCTAAGAATATAACAGTAAATCATATAAAAGATATTACNNNNNNNNNNNNNNNNNNNNNNNNNNNNNNNNNNNNNNNNNNNNTCTAAAGAAT
The sequence above is drawn from the Pseudostreptobacillus hongkongensis genome and encodes:
- the murG gene encoding undecaprenyldiphospho-muramoylpentapeptide beta-N-acetylglucosaminyltransferase — encoded protein: MKRILITTGGTGGHIYPALAVADKLKEEGHEVIFLGTNHRMEKDLVPANGYKFYGLDIIPIKSVKGMIKLVKAIYESKSILKKEKIDIVIGFGNYISLPALISAKSLKLKTYIQEQNVTMGQANKWIYPYVNKVFLAFPETLKSIPEKYQGKFKVTGNPLRKEFYNISKEEAREKLNIPKDKKVMCIMGGSLGAKNINDGIIANFDKFLNSDSILYWATGKTQYQECLDKVDEKENTIVVPYFEDSFNVMAASDLLLCRAGASTISEIIQLEKPSVLIPYNFVGQKENAEILEIINASKMYSNEEVTKAIDESLNILQDDDILKYMRDNINKINPGNAVENIANYINESNL